Proteins encoded in a region of the Oscillospiraceae bacterium MB24-C1 genome:
- a CDS encoding chemotaxis protein CheA, protein MSVFDASMVPMVDMFLYETTTLLEQLDEILLQSEQSQEMTTEDINEIFRIMHTIKGSAAMMGLSAFSKVAHRVEDMFFIVRDNSEIMKSMLSRPIFDILFQSSDFFKTEVEGIQNNIEEYAPTNPTELIDTISAIIPQLKGEVPIQAAPEVPVQPVLKQGAGEQPTAQPKEETPKVLEQQEDVVQEAIAGGEYKIRIFFEDGCQMENIRAFMLITQLKGYCEEITSVPANPETSSDYAAEIIKNGLLLKIKTSLPIENIYSVIESSVNIKSYENVSEHSAPPSAVVTAAAAEHRGASVSSGATGAGEAQIRDVAPASEAVHKAAPSGAGKQSMISVNQTKLNQLMDIMGEIVIAESMVANSPELKNLQLDNFSKSTRQLRKLTDQLQDIVMSIRMVPLTGVFQKMNLIVRDMNRKLGKEVVFKTFGGETEIDKTINDVLADPFMHMIRNAMDHAIESPEERINKGKPEMGTITLGAQNIGGEIVITIADDGRGLDRDKLLAKAKKNGLLTKPEAEHTDKEAFQLIMMAGFSTNEVVTEFSGRGVGMDVVRQNIEKVNGSISVESQMGQGTTFTIKIPLTLAIVDGMEVAVSDGVYIIPITSIRQTFKLGDGIQLLQDTEGSEMVMLRGTCLPIIRLHKIYDAQNAKTNLEDGIFILIENDRKAACLFVDELLGEQQVVVKPFPAFLSKYSIKGNGLAGCTIMGDGSISLILDANNLLNNF, encoded by the coding sequence ATGAGTGTTTTTGACGCGAGCATGGTCCCGATGGTGGATATGTTTTTATACGAAACAACCACGCTTTTGGAGCAGTTGGATGAGATTTTGCTACAGTCTGAGCAAAGTCAGGAAATGACAACAGAAGATATCAACGAGATTTTCCGCATTATGCACACCATAAAAGGTTCTGCTGCGATGATGGGGCTTTCCGCCTTTTCAAAGGTGGCGCACCGCGTCGAAGATATGTTTTTTATTGTGCGGGACAATTCGGAAATCATGAAGAGTATGCTCAGTAGGCCTATTTTTGATATTCTTTTCCAGTCCTCCGACTTTTTTAAAACTGAGGTTGAGGGTATTCAGAACAATATTGAGGAATATGCGCCCACTAATCCGACTGAGCTGATCGATACGATTTCCGCTATTATTCCGCAGCTCAAGGGTGAAGTGCCCATTCAGGCCGCGCCCGAGGTACCGGTTCAGCCGGTGCTAAAACAGGGGGCTGGCGAACAGCCAACTGCTCAGCCAAAGGAGGAGACTCCGAAAGTTCTTGAGCAGCAGGAAGACGTTGTGCAAGAAGCAATCGCAGGTGGCGAATACAAGATAAGAATCTTCTTTGAAGATGGCTGTCAGATGGAAAATATCCGTGCATTCATGCTGATTACACAGCTCAAGGGTTATTGCGAGGAAATCACCAGCGTGCCGGCAAACCCCGAAACCAGTTCCGACTACGCAGCAGAAATTATCAAGAATGGCCTGCTGTTAAAGATTAAAACATCATTGCCGATTGAGAATATATATTCGGTCATTGAGAGCTCGGTCAACATCAAGTCATATGAGAATGTCAGTGAACATAGCGCGCCCCCTTCGGCAGTGGTCACCGCTGCCGCCGCAGAGCACCGGGGTGCGTCAGTTTCATCTGGTGCAACCGGGGCGGGGGAGGCACAAATCAGGGATGTTGCCCCTGCTAGTGAGGCGGTACATAAGGCTGCTCCTTCCGGCGCCGGCAAGCAAAGTATGATTAGCGTCAACCAGACCAAGCTAAACCAGTTGATGGATATTATGGGTGAGATCGTCATTGCCGAGTCGATGGTGGCCAATAGCCCGGAACTTAAAAATCTTCAACTTGATAATTTTAGTAAATCAACCCGGCAGTTGCGCAAGTTGACGGATCAGCTTCAGGATATTGTTATGTCTATCCGCATGGTGCCGTTGACCGGCGTTTTCCAGAAAATGAACCTCATCGTGCGCGACATGAACCGAAAGCTGGGCAAAGAGGTCGTGTTTAAAACCTTTGGCGGTGAGACGGAAATTGACAAAACAATCAATGACGTATTGGCCGATCCGTTTATGCACATGATCCGCAATGCGATGGATCATGCAATTGAATCCCCCGAGGAGCGCATTAACAAGGGCAAGCCAGAGATGGGCACCATCACGCTTGGCGCACAGAACATTGGTGGCGAAATTGTGATCACCATTGCCGACGATGGCCGTGGGTTAGATCGTGACAAGCTATTGGCAAAGGCTAAGAAGAATGGGTTGCTGACTAAGCCGGAGGCTGAACATACGGACAAAGAGGCGTTCCAGTTAATTATGATGGCTGGCTTTTCAACCAATGAAGTCGTCACTGAGTTTTCAGGCCGTGGTGTCGGTATGGACGTGGTACGCCAAAACATTGAAAAGGTCAATGGCAGTATTTCGGTAGAATCCCAGATGGGTCAGGGCACAACTTTCACAATTAAAATTCCACTGACCCTCGCTATTGTAGACGGTATGGAAGTAGCGGTTAGCGATGGTGTCTATATTATCCCGATTACCTCTATTCGCCAGACATTTAAGCTTGGCGATGGTATTCAGCTACTACAGGATACAGAGGGTTCTGAAATGGTAATGCTCAGAGGAACCTGTTTGCCAATTATTCGATTGCATAAAATCTACGACGCCCAAAATGCAAAGACCAATCTTGAAGATGGTATCTTTATTTTGATTGAAAATGACCGCAAGGCGGCCTGTCTGTTCGTGGACGAGCTGTTGGGCGAACAGCAGGTTGTTGTCAAGCCTTTCCCGGCATTTTTAAGCAAATATAGCATCAAAGGCAACGGATTGGCGGGTTGCACCATCATGGGCGATGGCAGCATTAGTCTGATTCTTGATGCCAACAACTTGCTCAACAATTTTTAG
- a CDS encoding chemotaxis protein CheW produces MAEVAVNSVVKSVESAVFAGKYLTFYIGETIYGVALENILEIIGNQEATRVPGIPAFVKGIINLRGRIVPVIDARIKIGAEEIEYDERTCIIVITWNESLVGLIVDRVAEVSDFKNDQIASIPDFSSVNTNKYLSSICKVGERLVLILDCDKFLADDTCGTHATL; encoded by the coding sequence ATGGCTGAGGTAGCAGTTAACAGCGTTGTCAAATCGGTTGAAAGCGCTGTGTTTGCTGGTAAATATCTGACGTTTTATATTGGGGAAACCATTTATGGCGTTGCGCTTGAGAATATCCTTGAAATCATCGGCAATCAGGAGGCCACAAGGGTGCCGGGAATTCCAGCCTTTGTCAAGGGGATTATTAATCTTCGTGGCCGTATTGTGCCCGTTATTGATGCGCGCATCAAGATTGGCGCGGAGGAAATTGAATATGACGAGCGTACATGTATTATCGTGATCACCTGGAACGAATCTCTCGTAGGTCTGATTGTTGACCGGGTCGCTGAGGTCAGCGATTTTAAAAACGATCAGATTGCATCCATTCCTGATTTTTCAAGTGTAAACACCAACAAATATCTTTCGTCAATATGCAAGGTGGGCGAACGTCTGGTCCTTATTCTGGACTGCGACAAATTTTTAGCTGATGACACCTGCGGTACCCACGCAACATTGTGA
- a CDS encoding protein-glutamate O-methyltransferase CheR, giving the protein MLKLTDQEFNELKTFVHKNYGIDLSKKRVLIEGRMSNTLLGYGFTTFSQYFEFLYADKTGNEMTKMLNKLTTNYTYFMRENEHFEFLVQKVLPFFERTRTSKTLYLWSAGCSSGQEPYSMAMAISEYFGSRKGQWNTTILASDLSVNVLEKATKGIYTSEEVKDIPPAWRSKYLVDLKNGSFQVSEQIRKEVVFRRINLMEPFQFKNKFDLIFCRNVMIYFDAPTKEKLVNKYYDWTADTGFLFIGHSESINREASRYTYIQPAIYQKRGAK; this is encoded by the coding sequence ATGCTTAAGCTAACAGATCAAGAATTCAATGAGTTAAAAACATTTGTACATAAAAACTATGGGATAGATCTCTCAAAAAAGCGCGTTCTGATTGAAGGCCGCATGTCCAACACGCTATTGGGCTACGGCTTTACAACATTCAGCCAATATTTTGAGTTTTTGTACGCTGACAAAACCGGTAACGAGATGACCAAAATGCTCAATAAGCTCACTACTAATTACACTTACTTTATGCGTGAGAATGAGCACTTTGAGTTTCTGGTTCAGAAGGTTCTCCCGTTTTTTGAGCGCACCCGCACCAGTAAGACCCTTTATCTATGGAGTGCCGGGTGTTCTTCCGGGCAGGAACCATATTCGATGGCGATGGCCATCAGCGAATACTTCGGCTCAAGAAAAGGGCAGTGGAATACTACAATCCTTGCCAGTGATCTTTCGGTCAATGTGCTTGAAAAAGCGACCAAGGGCATATATACAAGCGAGGAGGTTAAGGATATTCCGCCGGCATGGCGGTCTAAATATCTTGTGGACCTTAAAAATGGGAGCTTTCAGGTTAGCGAACAGATTCGCAAGGAAGTGGTGTTTCGCAGAATCAATCTAATGGAGCCCTTTCAGTTTAAGAATAAATTTGACCTGATTTTCTGCCGCAATGTGATGATTTATTTTGATGCACCCACAAAAGAGAAGTTGGTTAATAAATATTACGACTGGACGGCGGACACAGGGTTCCTGTTTATAGGTCACTCCGAAAGCATCAACAGAGAAGCGAGCCGATACACCTATATCCAACCGGCAATCTATCAGAAACGAGGGGCAAAATAG
- a CDS encoding chemotaxis response regulator protein-glutamate methylesterase — MLVKKKCRVLIVDDSILFRNTLSKKLEEDPFFEVVGTASDAMEAMEKIKEIQPDVVTLDVEMPRMSGIEFLKKLMPLYPTPVVVVSSAPITTLNALDAGAVDFVKKPVVNSSGDLNQFIRELVVKLKIASVAKVGQKKVLAEKPSSKLTVHPALTRTIDNMIIAIGASTGGTEAILAVVKDLPPTTPGIVIVQHMPPVFTRMYAERLNNICRMTVKEAEHGDRVEPGKIIIGAGEFHLRLEKDAQGYYVKSQRGEKVSGHCPSVDVLFDSVAQTAKDRSIGVILTGMGADGAKGLLQMKKAGAYTIGQNKESCIVYGMPMVAFNIGGVKKQLPLDQIGDEILRHLNSIK, encoded by the coding sequence GTGTTGGTAAAGAAAAAGTGTCGCGTTTTAATTGTTGATGATTCCATTCTTTTCCGGAACACGTTGTCAAAAAAGCTGGAGGAAGACCCGTTTTTTGAAGTAGTTGGGACTGCCTCGGACGCGATGGAAGCAATGGAAAAAATCAAGGAAATTCAGCCGGATGTTGTGACGTTGGATGTCGAAATGCCAAGGATGAGCGGCATTGAATTTCTTAAAAAGCTTATGCCGCTTTATCCAACACCGGTTGTAGTTGTTAGTTCCGCTCCTATTACAACGCTTAACGCGTTGGATGCGGGTGCGGTGGACTTTGTCAAAAAACCGGTTGTCAATTCTTCTGGCGATTTAAATCAGTTTATACGCGAACTGGTTGTTAAGCTAAAAATTGCATCGGTCGCAAAGGTTGGGCAGAAAAAGGTACTGGCCGAAAAGCCCTCTTCAAAATTGACGGTGCACCCGGCGCTGACCCGTACTATAGATAATATGATTATTGCCATTGGTGCTTCAACCGGCGGAACAGAGGCCATATTGGCAGTGGTAAAGGATCTTCCGCCCACCACGCCAGGCATTGTTATCGTGCAGCATATGCCGCCTGTGTTCACGCGGATGTACGCCGAGCGCCTAAACAATATCTGCCGCATGACCGTTAAAGAGGCTGAACACGGCGACAGGGTGGAGCCTGGCAAAATTATTATTGGTGCAGGTGAATTTCATCTCCGATTGGAAAAGGATGCCCAGGGCTACTATGTTAAAAGCCAGCGGGGAGAAAAAGTCAGTGGTCATTGCCCTTCGGTCGATGTATTGTTTGATTCGGTTGCCCAAACCGCAAAAGATCGGTCGATCGGCGTTATTCTCACCGGTATGGGAGCCGACGGCGCCAAGGGCCTGTTGCAAATGAAAAAGGCTGGCGCTTATACCATTGGACAAAACAAAGAAAGTTGCATTGTCTATGGCATGCCAATGGTGGCTTTTAATATTGGTGGTGTTAAAAAGCAATTGCCGCTTGATCAGATTGGTGATGAAATATTACGCCACTTAAACTCAATAAAATGA
- a CDS encoding FapA family protein, which yields MKQEDQEKKGSLLFRLLQAKQKNEHIELGVFAHKNDTSAESAPEENAPIDSASEENSLPPISSPVTPEADADSWVSLIVPPLSWDAHRRLEVQVNKATTKARMLLRPPAQDEQETCSIEILHRVLKDCRITFGVDEEALNSFFTTNPDSLLYNTPIVVAQGVSAVEGKDGYVKELFARTSKSHFDQRPDGSIDFKNMHIVNNISKGTVICEIINPVQGTLGTSIYNKPLRPRTAKAPAVPRGENVDLVTIDEYMCQLVAAIDGNLVYKDKRFCVEHTFKVNGNVNNSVGNINFTGNVIVTGDVCEGYSIRTNGDVTVYGIVEGASIYAGGNIILQKGINGMGKGILEAQKDITAKFIENCTVRAGGDIKSESVINSTVEADGGLMLIGRGTLVGGNITVFGSVDAKIVGSRSYTHINIVLGVTPNMLRERNQIRQQHKAVLSEFQSLNSDILFLEQTQNISEDERQKQLVQYQGKLNLVLFKKNRLEKKIQKFSEQQSQTSPCTLTCNTAYPPLRITIGNETYRLTNIANMCRFYQNSEGEVVLGTK from the coding sequence ATGAAACAAGAGGATCAAGAGAAAAAAGGCAGTTTGTTGTTCAGGCTGCTGCAGGCAAAGCAAAAAAACGAGCACATTGAACTTGGTGTTTTTGCGCATAAAAATGATACATCAGCTGAAAGCGCGCCCGAAGAGAACGCGCCTATTGATAGTGCCTCCGAAGAAAATAGCCTGCCACCTATATCGTCACCTGTTACCCCAGAGGCTGATGCTGACAGCTGGGTCAGCCTTATAGTGCCACCGTTATCATGGGATGCCCACCGTCGTTTGGAGGTCCAAGTTAATAAAGCGACAACTAAGGCTCGTATGCTTCTGCGTCCCCCCGCACAGGATGAGCAGGAAACCTGTTCCATCGAAATTCTTCATCGGGTTTTAAAAGACTGCCGAATTACCTTTGGGGTAGACGAAGAAGCACTCAATAGCTTTTTTACGACAAACCCCGATTCACTGCTTTATAATACGCCGATTGTTGTTGCACAAGGTGTTTCTGCTGTTGAGGGAAAGGACGGCTACGTCAAAGAATTGTTTGCTCGTACCAGCAAGTCGCATTTTGACCAGCGCCCCGACGGTAGCATTGACTTTAAAAACATGCATATCGTTAATAACATTTCAAAGGGAACCGTGATCTGCGAAATTATAAATCCTGTGCAGGGTACCCTTGGCACCAGTATTTATAATAAACCCCTGCGCCCCCGTACCGCAAAGGCGCCCGCTGTTCCTCGCGGCGAGAACGTTGATCTTGTTACGATTGACGAGTATATGTGCCAGCTTGTCGCCGCCATTGATGGTAATCTTGTTTACAAAGACAAGCGCTTTTGTGTAGAACACACATTTAAGGTCAATGGGAATGTAAATAACTCGGTCGGCAATATTAACTTTACCGGCAATGTCATCGTTACCGGGGATGTCTGTGAAGGTTATTCGATCAGAACAAACGGTGATGTTACTGTCTATGGTATTGTTGAAGGCGCCTCTATATACGCCGGAGGCAATATCATACTCCAAAAAGGCATCAATGGCATGGGCAAAGGAATTTTGGAAGCACAAAAAGATATTACCGCTAAGTTTATTGAAAATTGCACTGTTCGCGCTGGCGGTGATATAAAATCAGAATCGGTAATTAATTCTACTGTTGAAGCAGACGGTGGATTGATGTTGATTGGTCGTGGCACGTTGGTTGGCGGAAATATTACCGTTTTCGGATCAGTCGATGCTAAGATTGTCGGGTCGCGCTCTTATACGCATATCAATATCGTGCTTGGCGTCACACCTAATATGCTCAGAGAACGCAATCAGATTCGTCAGCAACATAAAGCGGTCTTGTCGGAATTTCAGTCGCTCAACAGCGATATTTTGTTCTTGGAACAGACGCAGAATATTTCTGAGGATGAGCGACAAAAGCAACTGGTACAGTACCAAGGAAAATTAAACCTTGTGCTCTTTAAAAAGAATCGGCTTGAAAAGAAGATTCAGAAATTTTCAGAGCAGCAATCCCAGACTTCGCCCTGCACACTGACTTGTAATACCGCTTATCCCCCGTTACGTATCACAATTGGTAATGAAACTTATCGCCTTACAAATATTGCAAACATGTGTCGCTTTTATCAAAATAGCGAGGGCGAAGTTGTTTTAGGCACAAAATAA
- a CDS encoding chemotaxis protein CheD, which translates to MKNTVKVGIADMNVVKGEDELVTFALGSCVAICLHDAERKVAGMAHIMLPDSKQLSSGSSQPLKFADTALIELLKAMQMKGARAAVLTAKIAGGAQMFAETTNSPLGNIGRRNTQAVKAGLARFRIPIVAEDTGKDYGRTCYFDATTGTMLIKSALKGEWRF; encoded by the coding sequence ATGAAGAATACGGTTAAGGTTGGCATTGCCGATATGAACGTCGTAAAGGGCGAAGATGAGCTGGTCACCTTTGCGCTTGGTTCCTGTGTGGCGATCTGTCTGCATGATGCTGAAAGAAAAGTTGCGGGCATGGCCCATATTATGCTGCCAGATAGTAAGCAGCTATCCTCCGGCAGCAGCCAGCCGCTGAAGTTTGCGGATACTGCGTTGATTGAGCTTCTTAAAGCTATGCAGATGAAAGGCGCACGCGCTGCGGTGCTAACAGCAAAAATCGCCGGCGGCGCCCAAATGTTTGCCGAAACGACCAATTCCCCCCTAGGCAACATTGGTCGACGCAACACGCAAGCGGTCAAAGCCGGTCTGGCCCGGTTCCGTATTCCAATTGTCGCTGAGGATACTGGCAAGGACTACGGCCGCACCTGTTATTTCGACGCGACCACCGGCACTATGCTAATTAAGTCTGCGCTTAAAGGCGAATGGCGTTTTTAA
- a CDS encoding chemotaxis protein CheC: MALHDYSDLNAMHLDVLREIGNIGTGNAATSLAAMLQKPVNISVPTINVLDYEKVSEELGGPETMIVGIMLTISGEVSGMMMFLLEKDFAHTIVNDLLGGCFGGFHELDELSISAIKEIGNIMAASYVNAIAQLTGLTIDISVPSMTVDMAGAILSVPAIYFADISDKVIFIQDEFNGDAENMTSHILLIPTTDSLQRIMRNLGVE, translated from the coding sequence ATGGCTTTACACGACTACAGCGACTTGAATGCAATGCACCTTGATGTGTTACGCGAAATTGGTAATATTGGCACCGGTAATGCGGCTACCTCATTAGCCGCAATGCTGCAAAAGCCGGTAAACATCAGTGTACCGACTATAAATGTTCTGGACTATGAAAAGGTCTCTGAAGAACTGGGCGGGCCTGAAACCATGATCGTGGGCATTATGCTGACCATCTCAGGCGAGGTCAGCGGAATGATGATGTTTCTGTTGGAAAAGGATTTCGCTCATACTATCGTAAACGATCTTTTAGGTGGCTGTTTTGGGGGCTTTCATGAGCTTGATGAGCTTTCGATTTCTGCAATAAAAGAGATTGGTAACATTATGGCGGCTTCTTACGTCAATGCAATTGCCCAGTTGACCGGCTTAACCATCGATATTTCGGTGCCATCTATGACGGTTGATATGGCCGGCGCTATTTTAAGCGTTCCAGCTATCTATTTTGCAGACATTAGTGATAAGGTCATTTTTATACAAGATGAATTTAATGGCGACGCCGAGAATATGACCAGCCATATTCTGTTGATACCTACTACAGATTCCCTGCAAAGAATTATGCGGAACCTCGGGGTTGAGTGA
- a CDS encoding flagellar hook-basal body protein — MSIAFYTGVSGMLASQSHMDVTSNNIANVNTVGYKTQESSFQNLLYTRMNIHSNYHNTTADSAADAPADNADDNTAKSYDMVGHGVRIGQVNLLYDQGGYLASGRTLDFAINGEGLFGVETASGEIQYTRNGNFLVSIEGKKAYLVTSDGSHVLAGKGKRISLELNESGSPITDGLAEKIGLYHFTNPYGLTPAEGGSFKANDISGKAVAAKSGDTTSTILQGFLENSNVELSDQMVNMIQAQRSFQMNSRVVQAADEIDEMINNLR, encoded by the coding sequence ATGAGTATTGCTTTTTACACCGGTGTCTCCGGTATGCTGGCTTCACAGTCGCATATGGATGTCACATCAAACAACATTGCCAACGTGAACACCGTCGGCTACAAAACGCAGGAATCCTCTTTTCAGAACCTGCTTTATACCAGAATGAATATCCACAGTAATTATCATAACACTACGGCTGACAGCGCAGCAGATGCTCCTGCTGACAATGCGGATGATAATACCGCGAAAAGCTACGATATGGTCGGGCATGGCGTGCGTATTGGCCAAGTAAACTTGTTATATGATCAGGGGGGCTATCTCGCCTCCGGTCGAACGTTGGATTTCGCAATTAATGGAGAAGGCCTGTTTGGGGTCGAAACTGCTTCAGGTGAAATTCAGTATACACGAAATGGTAATTTTCTCGTCAGCATTGAGGGGAAAAAGGCTTATTTAGTGACCTCGGACGGGTCCCATGTCTTAGCTGGTAAGGGGAAACGTATTTCGCTGGAATTAAATGAAAGTGGCTCACCCATTACTGATGGGTTGGCTGAAAAAATAGGGTTATACCATTTCACGAACCCCTATGGCCTGACCCCGGCGGAAGGCGGTTCTTTTAAAGCAAATGACATTTCGGGTAAGGCGGTTGCTGCCAAGAGCGGCGACACAACCTCAACGATTCTACAGGGCTTTCTTGAAAACTCTAATGTTGAGCTGAGTGATCAGATGGTCAATATGATTCAGGCCCAGCGTTCTTTCCAGATGAATTCCCGCGTAGTACAGGCCGCAGATGAGATTGATGAGATGATTAATAATTTAAGATAG
- a CDS encoding flagellar hook-basal body protein: MATGFFTAASGMMMQQRTLNVIANNMANANTPGFKTERVVSTTFQQELLMRQQGYNRTFIGSGDAVKVVEDVPTQFDRSLIKATGRPFDLAIEGDGFFSVKDADGKQYLTRNGQFDIDDEGYLVLPGVGRVQGSRGDLKILGSDFSVNSEGAVYNTKGRMVGNLQIVAASPEAELEKFPNGLFQVPGGEGVLGETAGLSEVSTPKIGQGVLEGSNTNYNREVALMMETQRTFQSCSKALMMIDEIEQKAANIASL; encoded by the coding sequence ATGGCAACGGGTTTTTTTACTGCCGCTTCTGGTATGATGATGCAGCAGCGCACCTTAAACGTTATTGCAAATAATATGGCGAATGCCAACACCCCCGGGTTCAAAACTGAACGTGTGGTTAGCACAACCTTTCAGCAGGAACTTTTGATGCGTCAGCAGGGTTACAATCGAACCTTTATAGGCTCCGGCGACGCAGTTAAGGTGGTTGAAGATGTGCCTACCCAATTTGATCGAAGCTTAATTAAAGCCACTGGCAGGCCGTTTGATCTTGCTATTGAAGGCGACGGTTTTTTCAGTGTCAAAGATGCTGATGGAAAACAATATCTCACCCGTAACGGGCAATTTGACATAGACGATGAAGGTTACCTCGTTCTACCAGGTGTTGGTCGAGTCCAGGGCTCTCGGGGTGATCTCAAAATTCTAGGCTCTGATTTTTCTGTTAATTCAGAAGGCGCCGTTTACAACACTAAAGGCCGTATGGTTGGAAATCTTCAAATTGTTGCGGCTTCTCCAGAGGCCGAGCTTGAAAAGTTCCCGAATGGTCTGTTTCAGGTGCCGGGCGGCGAGGGTGTGTTGGGAGAGACAGCCGGCCTCTCTGAGGTTTCCACACCGAAGATCGGGCAAGGGGTACTGGAAGGCTCCAACACCAATTATAACCGAGAAGTTGCCCTTATGATGGAGACGCAGCGAACCTTCCAAAGCTGTAGCAAAGCGTTGATGATGATTGATGAAATAGAGCAAAAAGCTGCTAATATTGCTTCTTTATAA
- a CDS encoding FliA/WhiG family RNA polymerase sigma factor, which produces MQTQQAPNESPTLLDRYLNSPSVALRNDLVMHYSYIPKTVAAQMRGITASYAEVEDIVNNGIITLIDCIERFDPQKSGNFEAYAFSRIKCANIDFIRKQDWLPRRVRKTARDVSAAYDDLSNKLMRVPSAKELADHLGVHESIIHKHYREISNSVLLSFEMLLSSVSENGAEDTAGDFEQPESSLIRGELHQSLMDAIDSLSERDRLVISLYYFEHLKLHEIAEVLKVSEARVSQTRSKAILKLRGHLKDYLEG; this is translated from the coding sequence GTGCAGACACAACAGGCCCCAAATGAATCTCCTACCCTGCTAGATCGGTATTTAAATTCCCCCAGCGTAGCGCTTCGCAATGATCTTGTTATGCATTACAGTTATATTCCAAAAACTGTGGCAGCACAAATGCGCGGTATTACTGCCTCTTATGCCGAGGTTGAGGATATCGTCAACAACGGCATCATTACTCTGATCGACTGTATTGAGCGTTTTGATCCGCAGAAAAGCGGAAACTTTGAAGCCTACGCTTTTTCGCGCATTAAATGTGCCAACATTGACTTTATCCGCAAGCAAGACTGGCTGCCAAGGCGGGTGCGCAAAACGGCGCGAGATGTTTCGGCCGCCTATGATGATCTTTCTAACAAATTGATGCGAGTACCTTCTGCTAAGGAACTGGCTGACCACCTTGGGGTGCATGAGTCGATTATTCATAAACATTATCGTGAGATTTCCAATTCTGTTTTGCTATCTTTTGAAATGTTGCTCAGCAGCGTATCAGAGAACGGCGCAGAGGATACCGCTGGTGACTTTGAGCAGCCTGAATCCTCACTGATTCGTGGCGAGCTGCATCAAAGTTTGATGGATGCGATTGATTCTTTGAGCGAACGCGACCGCCTTGTTATTTCGCTTTACTATTTTGAGCATTTAAAGCTTCATGAAATTGCAGAGGTTTTAAAGGTCAGCGAAGCCCGGGTTTCCCAAACTCGCTCAAAGGCCATTTTAAAGCTTCGCGGTCACCTAAAAGACTATTTGGAGGGATAA